In one Mycobacterium sp. NBC_00419 genomic region, the following are encoded:
- a CDS encoding LLM class F420-dependent oxidoreductase, giving the protein MKIGMPITYAGDFRETIVNLRDFESVGLDRVMVPEAYGFDSVTQLGFAAATTERIELAFGILPMFSRSPTNLAMTAAGLDYVSNGRCVLGLGASGPQVVEGFHGIKYDAPLGRAREHVDICRKVWRREKTEYHGKHYHLPLTEADGGSGLGKPLRMMNRPVRERIPMLLAAIGPKNVALAAEIFDEWQPFLFHPELCDLAFGAALAAGRAKRDPELGDLGIAVQTFLLVTDDASAQAEALQHVRNHVALYVGGMGARGKNFYNTLFTRYGYADEAETIQTLYLEGRKDEAAAAVPEDFVRSIALVGPVEHLQARVAAYRAAGVSCLIAEPMAQTHADRVDHVAALKGLAS; this is encoded by the coding sequence ATGAAGATCGGGATGCCCATCACCTACGCGGGGGACTTCCGCGAGACAATCGTCAACCTGCGCGACTTCGAGTCCGTCGGGCTTGACCGAGTGATGGTGCCCGAGGCCTACGGCTTCGACTCCGTCACCCAGCTCGGGTTCGCCGCCGCGACGACCGAGCGAATCGAGTTGGCCTTCGGCATTCTCCCGATGTTCTCACGCAGCCCCACCAATTTGGCGATGACCGCCGCGGGCCTGGACTACGTCAGCAATGGACGATGCGTCCTGGGGCTCGGGGCGTCCGGCCCGCAGGTGGTCGAGGGCTTCCATGGCATCAAGTACGACGCACCGCTCGGTCGCGCTCGCGAACACGTCGACATCTGCCGGAAGGTCTGGCGGCGGGAAAAGACCGAGTATCACGGGAAGCACTACCACCTCCCGCTCACCGAGGCAGACGGCGGGAGCGGGCTCGGCAAACCACTGCGCATGATGAACCGCCCAGTGCGCGAGCGGATTCCCATGCTGCTCGCTGCGATAGGCCCCAAGAACGTGGCCCTGGCCGCCGAGATCTTCGACGAATGGCAGCCCTTCCTGTTCCATCCCGAACTCTGCGATCTCGCATTCGGAGCCGCGCTCGCGGCAGGTCGCGCCAAACGCGATCCGGAGCTGGGCGACCTCGGCATCGCCGTGCAGACCTTCCTCCTCGTCACGGACGACGCCAGCGCGCAGGCCGAGGCACTGCAGCACGTGCGCAACCACGTCGCGCTGTACGTCGGCGGGATGGGCGCCCGGGGCAAGAACTTCTACAACACGCTGTTCACCCGCTACGGATATGCCGATGAAGCGGAGACCATCCAGACGCTGTACCTGGAGGGAAGGAAGGACGAGGCCGCGGCCGCCGTGCCGGAGGACTTCGTTCGCTCCATAGCCCTCGTCGGCCCGGTCGAACACCTTCAGGCGCGGGTGGCCGCCTACCGGGCCGCGGGGGTGAGCTGCCTCATCGCCGAGCCGATGGCCCAGACGCACGCCGACCGCGTCGACCACGTGGCTGCGCTCAAGGGTCTCGCCAGCTAG
- a CDS encoding MaoC family dehydratase: MTVFGDLAEFTAAEGAELGPTDWLVVDQPRIDQFAQATDDHQWIHVDPQRAADGPYGRTIAHGLLTLSLLPLFMHGLYRVENVTMAINYGFNKVRFITPVPVGSRLRATSTITDMVKLDGGAQATFTTTIEVEGVDKPAAVIESIVRYLA; the protein is encoded by the coding sequence GTGACGGTCTTCGGCGACCTCGCCGAGTTCACCGCCGCCGAGGGTGCTGAGCTCGGCCCCACCGACTGGCTCGTCGTCGATCAGCCCAGAATCGACCAGTTCGCCCAGGCCACCGATGATCACCAGTGGATTCACGTGGATCCGCAGCGGGCCGCCGACGGCCCCTACGGCCGCACCATCGCACACGGTCTGCTCACACTGTCGCTGTTGCCGCTTTTCATGCACGGGCTGTACCGCGTCGAAAACGTCACGATGGCAATCAATTACGGCTTCAACAAGGTTCGATTCATCACTCCGGTGCCAGTGGGGTCGCGGCTGCGTGCGACGTCGACGATCACCGACATGGTGAAGCTCGACGGGGGAGCGCAGGCGACTTTCACCACGACGATCGAAGTCGAGGGCGTGGACAAGCCCGCGGCTGTGATCGAGTCCATCGTCAGGTATCTGGCCTGA
- a CDS encoding enoyl-CoA hydratase-related protein codes for MSVETLGDAITTAKALYAALAAGDSDVLDALLSEDFVGHAAEGLPLGMGGEHRGREAMQRNLWWKIGKHFKVEAQPDTFRVLADGGLLVTGHYRGVARRSGRSLDAEFTHVLAFDIDGRITSLRQLTDTAAWIEALGDEAPLQRIDYSVVDGVATMCLNRPDARNAIDMQMAQETLVVARRIAADTTIRAVLICGNGPSLTVGGDIAYFRETPPADYGNLLARMTTPFHEAFRILSRIDPPIVTAAHGSVAGGGIGYVYAGDIVLAAEGTRFVTAFAAIGLSGDGGGTWHLPRLIGPARAARAYLENRPITAEQALEWGMISEIVPAAELRERAAALAGSLAQGPTRAFARMRALLRDSGNNDLSQQLLAESEGIQATGDSLDATNAVASFIAKQTPQFEGR; via the coding sequence ATGTCGGTCGAAACGCTCGGCGACGCGATAACCACGGCGAAGGCGCTCTATGCCGCGTTGGCCGCGGGTGACAGCGACGTGCTCGATGCTCTGCTGAGCGAGGACTTCGTCGGACATGCCGCCGAAGGGTTGCCGCTGGGCATGGGTGGTGAACACCGCGGGCGCGAAGCCATGCAGCGCAACCTGTGGTGGAAGATCGGCAAACACTTCAAGGTCGAGGCGCAGCCGGACACGTTCCGGGTCCTTGCCGATGGTGGACTGCTGGTCACCGGCCACTACCGGGGGGTGGCCCGCAGGTCAGGCCGGAGCCTGGACGCCGAATTCACCCATGTGCTCGCGTTCGACATCGACGGGCGCATCACCTCGTTGCGTCAGCTCACCGACACCGCGGCCTGGATCGAGGCGCTCGGTGACGAGGCGCCGTTGCAGCGCATCGACTACTCGGTCGTCGACGGTGTGGCAACGATGTGCCTGAACCGGCCGGATGCCCGCAATGCGATTGATATGCAGATGGCACAGGAGACCCTCGTCGTCGCCCGTCGGATCGCCGCGGACACGACGATCCGGGCCGTGTTGATTTGCGGTAACGGTCCGTCGTTGACGGTCGGTGGTGACATCGCGTACTTCCGTGAGACGCCGCCGGCGGACTACGGAAACCTGTTGGCGCGCATGACGACCCCGTTCCATGAAGCCTTCCGGATCCTGAGCCGCATCGATCCGCCCATCGTGACCGCCGCCCACGGGTCGGTGGCCGGCGGTGGCATCGGATATGTGTATGCCGGTGACATCGTGCTGGCGGCTGAAGGCACGAGATTCGTCACCGCCTTCGCGGCGATCGGCCTGTCGGGCGACGGCGGTGGAACATGGCATCTACCGCGCCTGATCGGTCCGGCGCGTGCTGCGCGGGCATACCTGGAGAACCGCCCGATCACTGCCGAGCAGGCGCTGGAGTGGGGCATGATCAGCGAAATCGTGCCGGCGGCGGAGCTGCGCGAACGCGCGGCGGCGCTGGCCGGATCGCTGGCGCAGGGTCCGACCCGGGCTTTCGCCCGGATGCGGGCGCTGCTGCGGGACAGCGGGAACAACGATCTGTCCCAGCAACTGCTGGCCGAATCCGAAGGTATCCAAGCCACCGGTGACTCCCTAGACGCCACCAACGCTGTCGCGAGCTTCATCGCAAAGCAAACCCCACAGTTCGAAGGAAGGTAG